A segment of the Streptomyces sp. Tu 2975 genome:
GACCGCTTCCGCACCGTGCCCTCCGGTGAGTTCCCGTACGCGCTCGATCTCACTGCCGTCGGCGATCAGCGTGTGATCCGCCCCCAGCTCCCTGGCGAGCGCAAGGGCATCCGCGCTCCGGTCGATCACGATGATCTCGACCGGAGAGAGAGCCCGGAGCACCTGGATACCGATGTGCCCGAGGCCTCCGGCGCCGATCACCACAGCGCGGTCCCCCGGCCGCAGGAACCGGGCCGCCTTGGCGACAGCGTGGTACGCCGTGAGCCCGGCATCGGCCAGAGCCGCCACCGAGGCAGGCTCGAGGGACGGGTCGAGCGCAACGACGGAGCGGGCGGTGGTCTTCAGGTACTCGGCATAGCCCCCATCGGCGTCGATCCCCGGGAAGGCCGAGCTCATACAGTGCACGTCGTCGCCGTCCCGGCAGGCCCGGCACAGACCGCAGGTCACGAGCGGGTGAAGGATCACCGGGTCGCCGACCCTGACGTTGGTGACGGCCTGCCCCACCTCTTGCACCCAGCCGGCGTTCTCATGGCCGATGGTGTACGGCAGGGCGACCCCGCTCTTGGCGGCCCACTGTCCTTCGAGAATATGGAGATCGGTGCGGCAGACCCCCGCACCTCCCACCTTCACGATCACGTCCAGCGGACCGGTGATCTGCGGGTCCGGCACATCCACGAGCACTGGCGGCTCGTCGTACTCGATGACCTGCACGGCTTTCATGGCGCTCCCTGCGAATCGGCGGTGGATGGTGCGCCGATTACACAGGCCGCCGCCCGCAGGCCGATGTCTCAGAAACGGACCGCGGATGTCTCAATGTGATACACGGCATAGGCGCGGCCGCATCGAGCTGTTCCAATCGGTCGATCGAGTGATGACCCGCGCGATACGGAAGTGTTAAATGCCCCGACGCCGGCCTGGCAGCTCACTGACAGCAGCCAGAGAGCTGTACCTGGAAGTCACCAAGGACCCGAGCGCCCGACCGCTCGTTGTCGCTTCGTGGCAGCGCTCGATCGAGTACGAGGTGAAGTCGAGCTGCGTCAACGCTCCGTACCTCGAGAATCCCAATCTGGACAGTCCGCTCGCCAGGGCGGCGCTGCCCATCGTGGACAGGCTTCATAAGCAGCTGGCCGACGACCCGGTGTCCACCATGATCACGGACCGTGACGGCGTAGTGCTGTCCCGCAAGCTCTCCCACGAGGGTCTGACGACGCGGCTCAACCGAGTGCAACTGGCCCCGGGCCACGTGTTCGCCGAGCGCTATGTGGGCACCAACGGCATCGGGACCGCGCTTGCCAGCGGCCGCCCGGTCCTGATCGCCGGAAGCCAGCACTACGTCGAGGAGCTGCGGGACTTCCACTGCGCGGCCGTGCCGATCCTGCACCCTGTCCGGCGCACGCTGCTGGGAGCCTTCAATCTGACCACGGTCCGCCAGGGCTCCGCCGGGATGCTCATGGCCCTGGCCCGCTCCGTCGCGGGCCAGATCGAGGGTGAGATTGCCGCAATCAGTTCGCGACGGGAGCGAGCCCTGTTCCAGGACTACATGGATGCGTGCTCCTCGGTGCGCCCGGGACCTGTCCTGGCCCTCAATCGTGAAGTCGTCATGATGAACGAGCAGTTGAGATCAGCCGTGACAGGGCCGGATCACTACGCGCTGCTCGACCACGCACGGGAGATCGCCGCCGATGCCCGGTTCGAAGGGACACGGAGCATCGCCCTCCCCTCCGGACGAGTCGCCGAACTCCGGGTCAGCCGAAACCGGCGCGAGGACAGCGACGCGGGCGCCGTCTTCCGGGTCCGGGTCATCGGACGTCCCCAGCCCGGACCCGTTCCTTCCGACGGCCCCGGACGATCGGGCCTGGGGCTGGTGGGCTCCTCCCCGCAATGGCTGCGCGCGGTCGCCGAGACCGAGGCGGCGTTCACGGCCGGATCCTGGCTTCATCTCGTGGGCGAAGCCGGTGCCGGCAAGCGGACGCTGGTCCATGCCGTCCACCGAGCCCACAATGCCGGGCGCCGGCTCCAGGTGGTGGAAGCGCCGCTGTCGGAGGCACCGCACGCCACCGAGAACTGGCTGCGCGATGTCCGCGAGCTGCGGGCCGGACCGTCGATCGTGGTCCTCCTGCGCGATGTCCATCTGCTGGGAGATCACCTGCGCCGGCAGCTGACAAGCCTCCTGGCGCATCCCGACCCAACCGCCACCGGGCAACTGATCATGACCAGCCAACCGTCCATGGTCACGGCCGAGGACGAGCTCGACCGTCTGTGCGGTGCCTCGGTGGAGGTGCCGCCTCTCCGTCATCGCTATGGCGACATCGAGCACCTGGTTCGGTTCTTCCTGCTCAAATATCGGCCGAGCGGAGAGAGCAGTTGCTCCCCGGATGCGCTGGCGATGCTGGAACGCTGCCCCTGGCCGGAAAACGTCCGGCAGCTGGAGTCGGTGATCCGCGGCCTCGCACGGCGGCCGATCGGTGGGATCATCCAGGCGGATGATCTCCCCCCGGAATGCCGGGTCTCGTCCCACAAGGTCCTGACCGCGATCGAAGCGCTGGAACGGGACGCCATTCTGCGTGGGCTGATGGACCGCGGCTCCAACGTCCAGCGCACCGCACAGGACCTCGGCATCTCCCGCGCCACCATGTACCGCAAGATGCGACGTTACGGAATCGTCCCGTCGAGCCTCGCGTAGTGTTCTTCCGGCCGGACGACTCCGCCGAGCGACGCCCCACCGTGATCCTTACCAACGGCAGCGACGGGCAGAACGTCGACATGTGGACCTACGGTGTGTCGGCTGCCGTGGAGCGAGGCTGGAACGCCCTCGTGTACGACGGACCGGGCCAGGGCCAGCTGCTCTTCGTGGACCGCGTGGTCTTCACGCCGCGCTGGGAGACGGTGGTGACTCGCCTCGTCGACTGGCTGGCCGCCCGTTCCGACGTGGACACCAACCGGATCGCCCTGACCGGACTGAGTATGGGAGGCGAGTTGGCACCCCGGGCCGCGGCCTACGAGAACAGGATCGCCGCTCTGGTGGCGATGCCCGGAGTGCTGAGGCCCTGGCTGGGTTTCCCGGCGGAGATCCGGGAGATCCTCACCCGGGACAAGGAGGAGACGAACAACATCTGGAACAGGGAGGTCGTCCCCGAGCTGTCCGCGGCCGAGGCCGCGACACTGAGAAAGCGGTTCGAACCGTTCTCCGTGCCGGCGATGCTCGCCGCCCGCCAGGGGAAGATGTTTTCTACACCCCGGCCAAGCTCGTCGAGTCACTCGACATCACGAACGTCGTGGAGCGCATCAAGACGCCCACACTGGTCCTGGACTACGAGGGCGAGCAGTTCTATCCCGGGCAGCCGCGCGCGTTGTTCGACAAGCTGACGTCCCCCAAGGACTACATGAAGCTCAGCGCCGCCACCGGCGCGCAACTGCACTGCTCTCCCATGGCCCCGCAGGAGCACTGCGAGGTCGTCTTCGACTGGCTGCAGGAGACGTTGCCGGGACGCTGAGCGATGGGACCACGGGGTAATGGTGTCGTCAGTGCGCGGTCGCCGAGAAGACCGCCGCCCGGGCCGCGCTCCACCAGCGAGACCGGCTCAGCCTGCCCAGGAGCCGCGCCCCCGGGGAGGCGGGCGCTTCCGCCGAGAGCGGAAACGCCTGGGTCGCCCGCCGTGCCGCGGCGATGTTGGGACGGAGCACAACTCCGCAGCACCACTCCGTACGAATGAGGTGTCGTCATGAGCGGGCCCGACGGGCGTCCCGAGACGTTGCACGAGGCCGTGGGCGGCACGCACGCACTGCGCAGGCTGAGCAACACCTTCTACGAGGCGGTCCTCACCGATCCGCTGCTCGCCCCCGTCTTCGCCGACTTCACCCCCACCCACATCGAGCATGTCGCCGTCTGGCTGGCCGAGGTCTTCGACGGACCTGCCGACTTCACCGCAGCGC
Coding sequences within it:
- a CDS encoding NAD(P)-dependent alcohol dehydrogenase, with translation MKAVQVIEYDEPPVLVDVPDPQITGPLDVIVKVGGAGVCRTDLHILEGQWAAKSGVALPYTIGHENAGWVQEVGQAVTNVRVGDPVILHPLVTCGLCRACRDGDDVHCMSSAFPGIDADGGYAEYLKTTARSVVALDPSLEPASVAALADAGLTAYHAVAKAARFLRPGDRAVVIGAGGLGHIGIQVLRALSPVEIIVIDRSADALALARELGADHTLIADGSEIERVRELTGGHGAEAVLDFVGEGGAVETGVACLRRNGNYYVIGYGGRLDVPTIDVISTEINFIGNLVGSYNDLSELMVLAARGKVGLHTQRYPLASFQDALDDLSAGAVRGRAILIP
- a CDS encoding GAF domain-containing protein, with the translated sequence MPRRRPGSSLTAARELYLEVTKDPSARPLVVASWQRSIEYEVKSSCVNAPYLENPNLDSPLARAALPIVDRLHKQLADDPVSTMITDRDGVVLSRKLSHEGLTTRLNRVQLAPGHVFAERYVGTNGIGTALASGRPVLIAGSQHYVEELRDFHCAAVPILHPVRRTLLGAFNLTTVRQGSAGMLMALARSVAGQIEGEIAAISSRRERALFQDYMDACSSVRPGPVLALNREVVMMNEQLRSAVTGPDHYALLDHAREIAADARFEGTRSIALPSGRVAELRVSRNRREDSDAGAVFRVRVIGRPQPGPVPSDGPGRSGLGLVGSSPQWLRAVAETEAAFTAGSWLHLVGEAGAGKRTLVHAVHRAHNAGRRLQVVEAPLSEAPHATENWLRDVRELRAGPSIVVLLRDVHLLGDHLRRQLTSLLAHPDPTATGQLIMTSQPSMVTAEDELDRLCGASVEVPPLRHRYGDIEHLVRFFLLKYRPSGESSCSPDALAMLERCPWPENVRQLESVIRGLARRPIGGIIQADDLPPECRVSSHKVLTAIEALERDAILRGLMDRGSNVQRTAQDLGISRATMYRKMRRYGIVPSSLA
- a CDS encoding alpha/beta fold hydrolase, translating into MFFRPDDSAERRPTVILTNGSDGQNVDMWTYGVSAAVERGWNALVYDGPGQGQLLFVDRVVFTPRWETVVTRLVDWLAARSDVDTNRIALTGLSMGGELAPRAAAYENRIAALVAMPGVLRPWLGFPAEIREILTRDKEETNNIWNREVVPELSAAEAATLRKRFEPFSVPAMLAARQGKMFSTPRPSSSSHSTSRTSWSASRRPHWSWTTRASSSIPGSRARCSTS